The Mycobacteriales bacterium DNA segment GCGGGCACGCCCGCAAGCGACGCAATCGTCTCGTCGGTGATCTCATTGAGCTCGCTGCCACCGATATGTACCCGGACCGCGGTTCCATCGCCGTCAGGCGTGTTGGTCACTTCCCACCCGCCAGCTTCTCGAGCTCGCCCTGGACGGAGTCGGTGAGCTCGTTCCACGAGGTGTCGAACTTCTCAACCCCCTCGATCTCGAGTACATGCACGACATCGTCGTAGTCGATGCCGATCGCGGCGAGCCGATCGAGGACGCTTTGCGCGTCGCTGTAGTTCGAGCGGATCGTGTCGCCCGTGATCACGCCGTGGTCCGCGACCGCTCGCAGCGTGCTTTCCGGCATCGTGTTGACGGTTCCGGAAGCGACCAGCTCGACGACGTACATCGTGTCCTCGTACGCCGGGTCCTTCGTCGACGTCGACGCCCACAACGGTCGTTGCGGCTTCGCGCCGACCGCGGCCAGCGCTCGCCACCGATCGGAGTCGAACTTCTCCTCGAACAGCTGGTAGGCGAGCCGGGCGTTGGCAATGGCGGCCTTGCCGCGCAGCTGCTTCGCCTCGTCGGTGCCCAGCTTGTCCAGCCGGCTGTCGACCTCGGTGTCCACGCGCGACACGAAGAAGGACGCGACCGAGCCGAGCCTCGACAGGTCGTGTCCCGCCGACCGCGCGCGCTCGAGGCCGGAGAAGAACGCGTCGATGACGTCGCCGTAGCGCTGCAGGGAGAAGATCAAGGTGACGTTGACGCTGATGCCCTCTGACAGCGCCTGCTCGATCGCGGGCACGCCCTCGACGGTCGCCGGGATCTTGATGAACAGGTTGGGGCGGTCGACCAGCCACCACAGCTCGCGTGCCTCGGCGATCGTCTTCTCGGTGTCGTTGGCGAGTGCAGGGGACACCTCGATCGAGACCCGTCCGTCGACACCGTCGCTCGCTTCGTACGCGGGCCGGAACAGGTCGCACGCCGCGCGGACGTCGTGCGCCGTGACGGAACGCAACGCCTCGCCGATGCCGACCCCTCGGATCGCGAGGTCCTTGACCTGCTCGTCGTAGAGCGCGCTGCCGCTGATCGCGTGCTGGAAGATCGTCGGGTTGGTAGTGACGCCGACGACGTGCGAGTCGCGGATCATCGTCGCCAGGCTGCCGCTCACCAGCCGTTCGCGCGACAAGTCATCCAGCCAGATGGCGACGCCGGCTTCGGACAGTTCCTTCAGCGGGTCGGTCATGCTGCTCCTCAGTTCGCTTGTCGGTCTAGTTTCCGGTGGTCGACCCCTTGGTGGCGCCAACCTTGGACAGGCTGGCGTGGGCAGCCGCGACGATCCGATCCGGCGTGAACCCGAACTGCTCGAACAGAATCTGGTACGGCGCGCTCGCGCCGTAGTGCTCCAGGGAGACGCACTCGCCCGCGTCGCCGACGAAGTCGCGCCAGCCGAAGCTCACTGCCGCCTCGACCGACACCCGGGCGCGGACCGCCGGCGGCAGCACCTCCTGGCGATACGAGGCGTCCTGTGCCTCGAACCACTCCCGGCACGGCATCGAGACGACCCGGGTGGGTGTGCCGTCGGCCTCGAGCAGGTCGCGAGCCTGTAGCGCGAGGGTGGTCTCGCTGCCGGTCGCGATGAGGATCACCTCGGGCGTTCCGCTGCTCGCCTCGGCGAGCACGTACGCGCCGCGGGTGACGCCGTCCGCCGACGCATGCGTCGAGCGGTCGATCACCGGCAGGTTCTGGCGGGACAGGATCAGCCCGGCCGGCCGGTCGCCGTGCTCGATGATCGTGCGCCAGGCGATTGCCGTCTCGGTCGCATCCGCGGGGCGAACGACGTCGAGGCCCGGGATCGCGCGGAGCGCCGCCAAGTGCT contains these protein-coding regions:
- the tal gene encoding transaldolase → MTDPLKELSEAGVAIWLDDLSRERLVSGSLATMIRDSHVVGVTTNPTIFQHAISGSALYDEQVKDLAIRGVGIGEALRSVTAHDVRAACDLFRPAYEASDGVDGRVSIEVSPALANDTEKTIAEARELWWLVDRPNLFIKIPATVEGVPAIEQALSEGISVNVTLIFSLQRYGDVIDAFFSGLERARSAGHDLSRLGSVASFFVSRVDTEVDSRLDKLGTDEAKQLRGKAAIANARLAYQLFEEKFDSDRWRALAAVGAKPQRPLWASTSTKDPAYEDTMYVVELVASGTVNTMPESTLRAVADHGVITGDTIRSNYSDAQSVLDRLAAIGIDYDDVVHVLEIEGVEKFDTSWNELTDSVQGELEKLAGGK